GCCCAGGGCAATGAAGTACAGAGTGGACACAAACTCTACAGACAGCAAATGATTTTGTGTTTGGAATCTCAACGTCAGAGATCCTGATTGGCATtggtcacatttttaaaaatgtttttgttctgcatTTGTTCTTATTCTTTAAAATGATAGTTTCAATTGTTCTCACATAAACACTGTAGTTATTCAACAGGTTGTGAACCTGTAAAGGtgttactttgttttgttttgaatcatGAAGCTGGTTGAATGGTAATCGAGAGAGCCCACATGTGCCTTTGTCTTTTTAAGATCACTAAAGGGAGACAGAGCACAGTTCCCAGTGGTTGTGAAAAGCATGTAATTACATAGCTTTGAAATTCACCGAATCATAACTCACCGTCGAGTGCTGTTTTTTCAGAATGGGTCACTGACAAGCTATTCGCTTTGTCTGCCTTTAACAGGTACACAATGATAACAAAAGTAGAATAAATTGATATCATAACCATGGCATTTAAAGTTCCATCTTCAACTGAATCAGCACTGTGAACTAACGTTAACTAGCATCTTTGCACCTGTgaaacagacacatttacatgtcATTATCTTCTATTCATCCTGTTGGGGAGTACAATAAAACAGGAGCCCATTTAAGAGGAGGGTATATGGACTACTCAGTGCTTTCCCTTTACTCTGTATTGAGGCTATATTGGCCTTTTCAGGTCGTCAAAAAAAGAGTGCCACGAGGGACTAAACACAGGAGTGAAACTGTGACGCGCTGTCATTATGAATGACATCCAGATCCATCATTTATTcttccaaaaacacaacaaactacaaCCTCAGTTACCGGGTCGTAAAATCAACTTGAAATCGCAGTGAAGTGTGGCctcaccccctctctccatctAAACCAAAACCAGATGACCAGGTGACTGCGGGCCCATATAATCACTGCCATCACCACGAGGTTTCCGGTGAACACACCCACCACCAGTAACAAGAAGATGGTGAACAATCAACAAATCAGTAAACAAGCCATGAGACCAACTACACAATCAACTTACATTGATGGCTCCTACACTGACTGTGCAGGATTACCATGGGCTGATGGTATCCTACAGACATATATAACAGACAAAGACTCCCTAATGATTCCTAAGAGACAACCATCACTCTCTCTAACTCCTCTCAAAACAGTATTCATTGtacagtcagttttttttctattattttttgGAGGAGTGGGTATGGGGTGAGGGGTagaacttttttcttttttttaccagaataaGAAAGTTGCTGCtatttgtgttttgtctgcTTTACTGTTGTCTTTTCCTGCAAATCTACTAACTGATTGGCCCTGACTTTATATTTTGGGATTAGGACCCAACCATGACCTAAATAATCACCACTTATTCAAATTGCGAAAAACTGAATTAGTTGAAACCAAAGAAGTGTGTGAAATATTTTGGGACAAACTATTAATACTAAAAATCAAGAATATAACGATACGTTTAAGCACCTTACAGATATGTCAAAAAGTATTTGTGGGGTCTGTGGGTATCCAAGTCAGTTTGATTCAAGTTTAAGTAGGTAAGAATTCTAACATTTCACACAATTAGTCTTTCATTGGATTATTGTGCTGGGCAAAAGCTCTTCTGAGCAACAAGCCTAATGAGGCTACTTTACCGGCAGGAAACGCCAAACAGAGCATTTACCAGGGGGGtggttgaaaaacaaaacaaaaattttGTCTGAAGAAGGAAGGTAATTTCTGTGCTACACTATGCTGTGCGGTGTGAGGAGGGCAAATACCACAATACCTCTCCACAATTCCTCAGCACAAGGAGGGACAGTACCAAAGGAGCTGTGATGAATATTAGCTGGCTTTTGCaatgagattaaaaaacagTCAATTGTATAAGGAATATAGCCTACTAAAACATATAGCAATACGGTAAAGTATCAAATATTGTGTTTATCTTCTAGGTATACATACAGTGTATGTTTTGATATATGTATGTGCATGTGATTCTATATGCTCTTATGATTACTCTGCAGTCCTTAATGAAGCGTGTTGTTTAATTGttggatctttttttaacagtatgATGTTCCCTTTGTtgaaaaccacaaaaacacCACAACTGCTTTTGCTCAAACAGGATACTTCACCTTCATGTCATGTACCAAATACACGATACATAAGGTCACTACAAAGGACTGTGAGCCCCACTTGAAAATAGAAATTAGATTTTCGTCATCCAGCCCTTCATGCTGCATCTCAGTAAGTGGTTATAAAACACATGTCATATCGGCTGTAAAGTCTGGGAGGCTATGAGAGCATGTGGTAATTACAGTGTCACTGATTGAGTCTAGGCTGCTGCGAGAATCGAAAAACTACGTTGAGAGGGTCATATCGGGGAGTACTTCATCATTTGAACACGCAGTAGCCCTGTTGTGTTTTCACTATCAAACACTTAGGTCAGACTTTTACCCACTACTAACCAACACTTAACCTTATAGACTTATGATTGTTTTCACCTTTCCAACTTTCAGTAAGTACTGTATGCTACCTTCATATCACAGCATTGAAGGATTTTGGAGGAAGCGTGTAAATTATTATACACTGACATATACGACTGACATGTTTAACAGCCTGTGAGTCACTGAGGCATATGCCTCAACTTGTGACTAGGAATGAATAAGGACCACAAACTGCCATCAAATTTTCTAAATAATATATCTTTTTTATATAATTGCAAGGCTTTAGGACAAaacaatattatattatattgtcttatttttattattttcagttGTATATTTTTGGTTCATAAATGAATGCTAAACTATTTATTTCTAATTCTTATTGCAGCACATTTATTCTTACTTTGTCGCCACTGAagattgaaaatgttcaatgtcCAATTTGTATCATACTTAGTATTGTTCTTTGCCTGTTAACTCGAAACACAATCATATGGAATCAAGTGCAAAATAATAAGTCACATACTCAATCTAAAAACTgatgcatttctttttaaaggcaGCATTGGGGGGAAAGAGGCAGGAATGCTGCTTGATTGGCTtttgaaaaagtgaaatgtgtcTGTATTTTCATGGTGCCTTTCACAAGTGCAAcccatttatttattgtatatCTAAAGATATTTGagtaaaaaaatgataaaatattttttaattgaaataaaagttgtaatacACATTTGTAATGGATGCATCAATTTTGGTGCCTTTGCATTGatagtgatttctttttttacaaaagcGATTCAGAGTGAtaacaatgtcaaacattatATCCATGCTTTATTATTGACCCTTAAAgaaacatacataaatacatacattgTATAGATAAATAGATACATATATAATGAATATTTAAACAGCCACACTGTCTCAGTGAAGTCCATGGATGCTGAGTTTGACAGTTGTAGATGAGGTATGTACAGCTGAGGTCTACTACAGTTCATGAGGGAGAGGAGGCGTACAGTCGACACGCAGGTCCCGTTGCTTTTATTTGCATCGTGCTCTGTTAGCAGGAGGTGAACGTTTTCCAGAAGAAGTTTTTACAGGGGGCTTTGCGGTCACGCTGAGGCAGTGATAACCGGTTGTagacagccctctcctccagacGAGACTCCAGCGGCTCCTCCAGATCCATGTGGTTCACCTCATCCGGCAGCATGTTGGTGTCAAGAGCGCCGTCCAACAAGCCCGACACCAGCTTCAGGATCAGCTCTTTGCGCTCTTTGCTCAgctcctgaagaaaaaaaaagataagacagaaaacatattaaaaagaTGAGATCATTGGAAAATGTGACACTTCAACATCTTAAACTTAAATATTgagttttccttcttttctatattgtataaattaaaaagatgaattgaaatgatttttgggtataaaataaatgcaaattcAATGAAATTCACTCTCTTCCCCCTCACAAGAATAGCCACTATTTTTGAAAATATAATTACGCTATGATAAAGTAATACAGATTTAACATATTAATAGCAAGCTAAATATGAAGAACTATTGTTCTTATTGTGAACAGCATGACATTTACAcaatgaattaaaacaaatattttaggTGCAATGTATCAAATTTGATTTTCTTATTTCACAATCATTCTTTTGAAAATTATATTattccaacttttttttatttttatttttttactaaagTCAACGTTAAAATTTTACAATAATAACATCTACAATAAAAATTATCCTGAAACTACATATGAACTATGAAAATCATCCTTCATACCCTGTTCACGTGGATGGGGCTCCTATCGTCCACAGGAAGCACGGATGCTGCCCTCACGCTGCACAGAACCCCCATGAGAGCTGCTAACACCACCAGGAGCTGCATGCTGTGACAGGAGAGCAGGTGACAGACCGGAGTTACAGTCACAAGAGCAGGAGACTCACAGACAcaggagtgtgagtgtgtgtgagagagagagaggcaggagagTGGTGGAGAAAGTGCAGTGCACTTGTTTGGAGTCTGCTGGTCACAACTGATGTTTGATGCTGGAAACCACTGATGTTTCTTCTGCTCTACCTCCAAAGTCCCTCACTCTTTTATACGCCTCTCCCCCTTACTCCTCCACCACTGACGTAGAGGGTGGTGGGTGTACGTATGACGGACTGAGGTGGGCGTATGTGTCTACGTGAGTatggaagaggaggggagatgaAGGGTTCAGGACAGAACAAATGGAAACGTTCAACACTTAACCTTTTTGACAAATTGGGAGGTGGTTGAATTCATGCGATTCACCAGAGGCAACATCTGCAGCAGACAAGACGTCACAGGGCTAAAATCAGGTTCTGACATCAACATGGCACTAATGCATTGACTGTTAGGATGGATGATGTGGAACTAGACCCCCTGATGCAGGTTGACAAGCAATTCCTCAACTCATCACCTGTCAACTTAACACTCCTGTGGTAGCTATCAAAAACCACGGATAACAAACCAACTTATCACAAGATGACTTATCATTCATTTACCTTCCCATTGTTTGGCAGAGTACTTTTATCAGCATCTGATTCCTGTCACTATACTTTAATGCAGCTCCGACACCTGCAGATTAGAATTGAACAGTCTGACACTCACCATGACTTGAGGCAGTGTCTTTAGGAAATGCACTGCACCAATCGAGTGAGGTAAACATAGTcgttaaaaaagaagaagctattCTTCCCCAGCTATTCAGTGTGCGACAGAGAGCTTTGCTCTACGTTATGTGCAATAAAAACTACGTGTTTAGATCTattctctccctctatcccacttttcAGCCCTCTCCATTGATGCAGATCGCTATCAACCATCAGTCTGTTTCTGCTCGAGGATTTTGAAAAAGGTCTTCCTTGCCCTGAGTGCTTTgatcatggtggattaatgggtctttgtaaataatataaccaAGAGTACAGTGTAGATGTCGGTGTTATgtgatagttttttttcttccaatttAGCACTATAATTGATTTATTGCTAGGATGATATTATCTGTTGTTCTATTTGTTACTTtagtgttcttcttcttgtctgtctgattgtttgtcttcatctctttctttctacctCTCCCTCAGTGGAACTTTCTCTGCACAGTACATTTTAGAGGTTTCATCCTGTTCAAAATAAGTTTCTCCTTttcactgttgtgtttttttcttggtgGATTATGTTGGGTTCATCAACATAATTACAATAAGTCTGGCTATGATCTGCTCTTTCTGCCGTGTTTCATGAGACAGGCTTAACTTTTGCTGTGATTCTGAGCTACATCAGCAAAcgtggtttgattttttttgttaaattttaTTTGATTGATTACTGTTTGGGATTGTTTATGTTTGACTTTATATTGTTTCCATTGATTTTGTTGACAACTTTCAAAGTTGAAGTCTCGTGAAGCACTTTGTGCTAATGTTCTATGGAACATGtgctacaaaatacattttacctATTGCGGCATTTGATTGTGGACAGCTGTTATGAGCAGGAAAAGACAAATGTGAGATTTCACCCAGAGGTCAAAAGCATGCTGCTTGTCAAACAAATAATTTTTTTCAAAGAGGTTAAACTATATCCCGACTCAgggtatatactgtatacatatatatatatataagtatacatttaaaaaatgaatggaaaTCTATTTTGGGCATAAAATAATTgcaaattcaattaaattcacTCTCTTCCCCCTCACAAGAATAGCAACTATTTTTGAAAATATAAGTACTGTATGATATAATAATACAGATTTAACATACTAATAGCAAGCTCAATATGAAGaactattgtttttattgtaaacaGCATGACGTTTAcacaatgaatgaaaacaaatattttaggTGCAATGTATCAAAttctcttttcttatttcaCAAGCATTCTTTTGAAAATTATATTATTCCAACTTTAAAAGTCAACATTAAAATTTTACAATAACAACATCTACAATAAAAATGACCCTGAAACTACATATGAACTATAAAAATCATCCTTCATACCCTGTTCACGTGGATGGGGCTCCTATCGTCCACAGGAAGCACGGATGCTGCCCTCACGCTGCACAGAACCCCCAtgcatgggcggttctaggcaggggccaacaggggcctgtgcccctgtaacactgagcttggtggCCACCCTTCCAAAAGGAAGAGACCcactaataacacatacacagtatttgactcaacttTCAAAGTTGAAGTctcatgaagcactttgtgcTATTGTTCTGTGGAACGTGtgctacaaaatacattttacgtACTGTAGCCTTTGATACAGGACAGATGCTATGATCAGGAAAAGACAGAATGTGGGATTTCACCCAGAGGTCAAAAAGTATGCTGCTtgtcaaacaaatattttttgtcaAAGTTGTTAAACTATATCCCGACTCAGGGTGCTGAATAAAGTTCAGTTAGTTGAGCGGGAGCCCCGTGATCAGTGGCTATAGCCCTCCTCTCACTGGTCCCAGGTTTAACTCCAGATCCTGACACTATTTGGTGCATGCCATCCCCAATTCTCTCTTCCCACATGTCCTgtctatcttcagctgtccaaaaGCCCCTAAAGGAATCACAAAAACACTTTATCCCAACTCAATTCACAAAGAAACGAGACTCATAATGTTCTGTAGGGAATAATCAGTATGCAAGTAAAACCTGCTCCAGTTAGACATAATATCAGATTCAGGCTAAGCTGATTACATTCAGCTAGTTAGAAGTTAGAAGTGCACATTTTATAAAGACTTATTCATGTGTCTGAGTTCTAGATATTGAAGccttttttacatgtataaaaatATCACTCAATGTAGCCCACAGCTTAAAACAGAGAGGTGTTATTGAGCTTCTCCTCAAGTACTACAAAaccaaattaaaatgttctcaaGAGGTAAACTCCTTAGAAAAACTCATTATAGAGCACTGATTACAAACAAACTTTCAGAAGAAAATTGTTTCTAAAGTTTGCAAAGTTGCAATCAACCTCCAGGACAATCTCACTGAAAAAGCTGAAGTTATACAGAGTTACTTGTTGTTGTGATGTCTTTTAGATGGTGCCACTGGCAGGGAACATAAAGTTCTTTTACCCCAGTTGGTTTGGTTGATTCTAATGGATTTGTCGTGCCATCAATACAGTGTTTGAGTCATTTTCTTCATACACTGCTGATCTGAAGAAGGCCTTGAGCCAATCCAAAAATAAGCTGACTGTAGAAACGGCACACTTGGGGATTAAGTGTGTTTAAAGAATGTACAATAACAGGCCTCCTTAAAGAGGCATCATGCAGTCCAGCCTACAGAAGACTTGTAGATTTTTCCAGATTTAATACTAATGGGAATGGAAGTCTACATTTTGGCAAAACATTCTTTAAGTATGACCTCTAGCACAGCCTTTACAACTTTATAAAAGGTAACAGAGTTTAAAATCAACTGGTGACTTAGTGTGTAGTACTGAGGTATATCTGTATATTTACCTCCAAGCATTTCACTTGAACTTGAATATATATTAAATAGAGATAAGTGATACACTGCCCTAAAAGCTCTGTTGTAGCGTACACGTCATagcaaaaatataaattaaatatttatggGAACTCCTTCTATGGGGTCAttgaaaaacattcaatatCTGCGCTTTTTGTTGCACcaaactgtgaaaaacaatGAATACTTACAACCTTGTAGCGCAAGGTCTGCTCACGTCACACACTGTGTAGGCGGTACAGGAATAATGTGCTGCATTGTGCTGCCTGTACACATTCTAATGTAAAACCAGTGACGACTGAGGTCTTCACAACAAGAAAGTTGATGCAACTGAGGGCAACAAGGACACTTCAAACAGCTGAATCATTGACCGACCTGAACAATGTAATAGAGCCGAGGGGCttttcattcaatttaaaaggAAACCTCAAATACTGTAGTGAACAGTGGAGTTTAAAGGCATGCCTTCACACTTGTACAATCTAAGAAACTGGCTTTCATGTGTATAAGAGTTTAAAGGGTGCCACCTTGTGCCTGAATACAAAAACTGCACATGGAAGTGTTCATATGGTTAACCATGTGCAGGGAACAGCAGCTAAAACATCTACTGAAATAAATCACATATTAACCTTTGTTTGCGTGCACTTAGTACagataaaaccaaaaaaagacgTTTTGGAAAAGGGGAGAAAGACCTTACAAAATGATAAACATATGACTCTTTCACAGCCCTTTAATAAGATAGTGAAGATATTTAAATTTCACTTACTAACACTGACCTGAAATTCAGTTCTGTACCTTGTTTgttataaagaagaaaaagcctGTGAGTAATAGATTAGACACCGATCTCAAATGAACTGTCTTATGTTACCAATTTATTACAGTtcttataaaaacacaaatcatcgCTCAGGTACGACACAATTTCTCAACAAACATTCAATGTGGATTGACAACGAAAGAGGTAACTTAAAGATTTTGACCGTGTAATGATTTCGGCATACATGCTTCCGACAGTACAAGCTCACTACTGGTAGTCAATAGACAATACTGAAAGTTCTGGTTGCATAatgaattcacattttaaatacactttCTTGCATCGCCGAGCTCCAATGCTATACTTAATTTCATTATTAATATCATTACATTGAACTCTCCTGAATCAAAGTGATGGCCAAGAGAAGAGCCTCAACAGAATCATGAGTCAGAATTCCTTCATGTTCAGTTGGTGACAGCTCAGAGAGGTTATTTAATCAACTTGTTTTCCGAACACGCTGATAAGACACAGAGCAACTTTTCTTTATCAAGGAACAACCAATTTTAGGCACTATAGGGTTCATTTGTAGAGGACACATTATTTATCTGGATATACAGTCATAACAGATggcatgtgtgtattttcctATGACTAAAGGTTGCAATTAAACGTTACAAATAAAAGTACGGCAATAGATTACATATACAATCCCTATATAGTATGTAATATATTGCATAATACGTAGATGCAGTGAATCTAATAGACAGTACACAGTTTCAGTGTGAGGTCAGGTTTGACGGCAACGTTCTTCTCACTCAGCCCAGCTCATTAAACTGCTCTCCACAAAATGCTGATAAGACATTTACAGAGTAAAAATGACAAACCAAATACATCCTGTAAATAAATTAACACCCAGAGCATGTCAGACTGAAGGAAGAAAACATCTGAATGAACGGACACTTTCTCTTAATATATCGCCAAGCTCAAACTCACTGATTATTGTTTGCCCTCATTATAAAATCTTTAAGAGGCTTCTCTCGTCAGTGGCGCTGAACATGTTAAGGAGGTGCCGACGCCTCAGGACAGGGGGGGGGTTTGTCTGTGGTATCCGTGAACATCGAGGGCTGTGCATGGTCATGCATCATTCAGTACCTGTCATGGTAAAGAAGACGCAGCGTAAATAGAGGCAAAGCAGTTTTAATTTGCACTGTCGTACTAACTTAACAGAAGGGTAAATCTGAAAGAGTCAAACAACTTTTACCTTTCTTGCAAACTCAGGGAGAACGAACGATGCTTTGTGAATTTCAGGGTTGTAATATTTAAGGCTCATATTTTCCATTTCTGCTTTTGACAAGACGTTCACTGGCTCCTTGAAATTTGTCTCCTATTCAAAAAACAGAAGAGGCACATCAGTCATTTGATGGGCATTACCAATCAATGGGGTAAATGGTAAAGGTTATTGTGCTACAGagtagttttaaaataaaccagAGGCAATCTAACAGCAATCAGGTATGTAATGGGTGGCAAATAGACAATGACTGGCACACTTACAGGATTTTTACTGCACAGCATGAATCCAATTTGGCCACTGGGATAGGTTGGGATTGTGCCATAGGCAT
This region of Labrus bergylta chromosome 12, fLabBer1.1, whole genome shotgun sequence genomic DNA includes:
- the sst7 gene encoding cortistatin; its protein translation is MQLLVVLAALMGVLCSVRAASVLPVDDRSPIHVNRELSKERKELILKLVSGLLDGALDTNMLPDEVNHMDLEEPLESRLEERAVYNRLSLPQRDRKAPCKNFFWKTFTSC